A window of Miscanthus floridulus cultivar M001 chromosome 12, ASM1932011v1, whole genome shotgun sequence genomic DNA:
ttctaggacaaaaagtacgatgatgacaatggtgggaacgAAGGACGCTAACCACCTGggggtaataacaatgccatctaggaccatgacaaggtggtcaccaccatcttcgggggccttgcctccaATGAGAGTAGAAGGGAACAGAAGCTCGCTGCCCGATAAGTGCTCGCCATCGCTTCAaaggaaactaccgccaacccaagctatcgcccatggtccgaagtCCCCATCACTTTTAGCAGGGtcaaccagtgggtggacataccctacatagggcgttttcccctcatCCTCGATGCGACTGTCCAGAAgatgctcttcagaaaagtcctttgttgacggtgggagcgctttgaatctactcttcaccggggccctaagggagctcggcctcaGGACAACAGATCTCACGACCTCAGACTTCTTCTAGGgcatggtacctggtagggcatctagaccgcttggggagattaccctaccagttcaGTTCAACACGGCAACCAGCTACCGAgttgagcatatcaacttctatgtcgtcgACTTCAACATCGCCTACCATCCCATACTAGGGCATttggctctagccaagttcatggccgctccacactatgcatatctggtgttgaagatgcctttgcccgTAGGAGTCCTATCTCTATGGGCCAACCACTCCGTCACCTACGcttgtgagacagagagtctcaccctcgccgaagccaccgacctctccatccagatggctagcatggtcggtGAAGCCAAGATGGAGTCtgctgacgacatggagatcccagagcctcctcgtgcctccaccaagtccaaggaagtcaaggaggttggcctcggcctcgacgacccttccaagatgcTGAAGatcggggctcaccttgaccccaaataggaaagcgcgctcgtctccttcctatgtgccaacgctgatgtgtttgcttggaaacctgtagacatgctgggggtaccccgggagaagatcgagcactccttgaatatcTTGCCGACTGCTAAactgatcaagcaaaaacttcaccGATTCACGCCGGACAagaaggaggccattagggtagaaataaaatggctcttagctgccagatttataaaagaagtgtatcatctagattggttagctaatcctattcttgttaggaaaaagaacaaagaatggagaatgtgtgttgattatactgatcttaacaaacactgccctaaagacccctttggcctgcctcggatagacgaggttgtagactccaccgctggctacgagttgctctcctttcttgactattACTTCGGCTAtcattagatctccctcaagaaagaagaccaggtcaagacatcgttcatcatgccttttagtgcatactgctacaccactatgtcctttggactaaagaacgctggagtgacctaccaaagggctatccagacgtgcctcgaccaacagatcagccgcaacatcgaagcctacatcaacgacatggtcgtcaagactaaaaccgtcgataatcttatcgccgaccatgaagaaactttctccaacctaaacaaataccgatggaagctgaacccttcaaagtgcatctttggagttccatctggtatcgtgttgggctacatcatcagcgctcgAGGCATCAAACCAAACCCTgataaggtctccaccatcaccaacatgaaacagctgacatgcgtcaaggatatatagaagcttacaggctgcatggctgcgttaagccgttttatctcatgcctcggtgaaaaagggctacctttcttcaagctcctcaaggcctccaatcttggtcagaggaggtagacacagcttttgagtagctcaagttgtttttaacaaaacctccaatcatgacagtgccacgactagatgaaactctgctaatctacatcgctgccacttctcGTGTTGTTAGTACAACTATTGTCGTTGAACgtgaggaaactggacacgcctaaaaggtgcaacgtccggtctattttatcagcgaggtacttaatgagcccaaaactcgttatccttagtacaaaagctgttatatgcaattttgattatgtcatgcaagctccgacattacttcgaatactacaagatcgccgtggtcactgagtaccctttgggggacattctccgcaacaaagaggccaatggtcgtatcatcaagtgggctattgagctcgacacttactccattgactttAGAAGTAGACCCACcgttaagtcacaggcgcttgctgatttcgtcgctgagtggactgagatccaagaacccattgccgccacttgccccgagcactggttgATGTatttcgacggcgcccttaacatcaacggtgctagtgTAGGCATTTGGTTCATCACGCCGCCCAAGGAcaaactccgatatgttctccgCATACACTTTTCGGCCACCAACAACAtcgcggaatacgaagcatgtctccatggtctccgtatagttatcgagctcggcgtcaaatgcctcatggtgtatggggattttgcactggttatcaaccagctcaataaagattggtcctattccagtgagaaaatggacgcatactgcaccgaaatcaggaagctcgaaagggaaattctacggtatcgagtaccaccacgtggtatgagatcaaaaccaaccagccaaccagctctcaaagataggatcttctcgcgccATGGTTCCGCTgggggttttcgttcaagacctcctggcaccatccattaaagaagagaaggaagttgaagaagtaccccctgctgagcagttggtacttgtggtaccttcgctggtcgccgattggagggagcagttcatcaaatacctcaccagcgatgaagtacccgccgacaaaatcgaaGCCGAACGtctaattcgccgaagtaagcattacgtgctggtagacggtaacctgatgaggaaaagtgccaaggaagggatactgcagaaatgcatcatccaagacaacagtgtgaagctactttctgaaattcactctggttcctgtggcaatcacgtggCTTTGAGAactctggtcggcaaagctttccgagcaggtttttactggcccacggccatctctgatgcagaagatcttgttcgacgatgtgagggttgccagttttttgccaagcaaatagatgtaccggcacaagaactgtagaccattccagcttcctggccattcgcatgctggggactagatatgatcaggcctttcaagccagcgccaagAGGTTTTcggtatgtgtacgtcgccattgataagttctccaagtggattgagtacaaaccactcatctcagctactgcaaagaaagcagtcgagctctttgaagacatcatacatagattcggtctctcaaacagcatcatcactgacctcggGACCACTTTtactggccatcatttttgggacttctgtgaagaccggtgcatctctgttaaatatgtttccgttgctcatcctagagctaatggctaggtcgagcgggctaatggtttgatccttgatgctctcaaaaaaaggctctatcaaaaagaagaaaagcatccgggcagatggctcaaagaactaccagctgtggtctagggactgcgcactcaagctagtcgcagtaccggcgtatctccatattttttggtctatggctcagaggccatacttccagcggatattgcctttcgagcacctagagtagaaagttatgatgaagagcaagccacagctattcagacagaagacattgatcgggctgaggaagaacgtctgatcAGTTGCGTTCGCATAGCCATGTATCTCGAAGGtttgcggaggtattacaaccgcaacatcaaaggtcgttcgtttGTGATCGGCGTCTTAcgtaggaaacaaaaaaccgaagggcttcacaagctatcTTCCCCCTAGGAGGGCCCTTACGTCGCCAAAGGTGTTACTCGACAAAGGTCTTaccgcttatgtgacttagatggaattgatgttcctaactcctggcacatcgagcaccttatatgtttctatccctgAAACAACACAGATATGTATTATTTACTTTctgattaataaagttctggtctcgaTAATTTGCCTCCATTTTTTCCGCCATTATAATTTTCACTTACGGTTGAcgggctatacgccactccaTGACAATCTCCAATGCGCTCGCCAAACACGCCGACATTGCCGAGCACAATAACTCCAAAAAAAaccgccgaacatgatttctccaaatcaccgagcatgatttctccaaatcgccgagcacgatttctccaaatcgccgagcacgatttctccaaaaaccgccaaacacgatttctccaaatcgccgaacacgatttctccaaaaaccgccgaacatgatttctccaaatcaccgaacacgatttctccaaaaatcgctgaacgcgatttctccaaaaatcgctgATTATGTTTTCTCTAGATCACAtaaatttttctcctaaaaacGACGATGATTTTACGCTCCAAATCTCCTAACATAGCTCGCCGAtcgtcgagcagcacacgttttcttttctgttttctatggagaagacccagtctccgatcaaTTCCTACACGTGCCTAGGGCTCCGCGCTATGTGTTATggttggtcggctatggttccttagtcatgcctgttcatcctacacgtgtcagggtctctacgcttgacgttatggactatgggctagtcaaggcctagatttcaggcatgaactaactgctcggacgccactttaaCTACTTTTTCTCGCCAAGTTACTCAAATTGGCCACTGAGCAGCATGTGTTTTGCTCTGATCTTTATGGAGAATACCAAGGCTCTAATAtccccctacacgtgc
This region includes:
- the LOC136495629 gene encoding uncharacterized protein; this translates as MVPGRASRPLGEITLPVQFNTATSYRVEHINFYVVDFNIAYHPILGHLALAKFMAAPHYAYLVLKMPLPVGVLSLWANHSVTYACETESLTLAEATDLSIQMASMVGEAKMESADDMEIPEPPRASTKSKEVKEVGLGLDDPSKMLKIGAHLDPK